The sequence CCCCGCTCGCGGACCGGCACCGGGTGGTCGTCACCGTCGAGGACAACGGCCGTACCGGTGGTGTGGGCGCCGCCGTCTCGCAGGCCCTGCGGGACGCGGGTGTCGACGTACCGCTGCGTGACTTCGGTATCCCGCAGCGCTTCCTCGACCACGCCCTCCGCAAGGAGATCATGGCCGAGATCGGCCTGACCGCGCCGGACATCGCCCGGCAGGTCACGGGCCTGGTCGCCAAGCTGGACGGCCGCTACGACAGCGAGCCGGCCGCCGCCGTCGACTAGTCCGGAACTCGCCACGCGCGCCGTTCGTAGATCGAGGCGCGGTTGCACGTCACGGGCCGGGAGATCACTCTTGAGGAGTGGGCCTCCCGGCCCGTTCGTGCGTCGTCACCTCTCGGAGGCGTCGGTGAGCAAGGATCTGAACAGCCCATTCCGTACCAAGACGGTGGAGCAGTCCATCCGCGACACGGAGGAGCCGGAACACGCGCTCCGGAAGTCGCTTTCCGCCTGGGACCTCACGGTCTTCGGTGTGGGCGTCATCATCGGCACCGGCATCTTCGTCCTCACGGGCATCGCCGCCCGGAACAACGCCGGTCCCGCCACCGCCCTGGCCTTCGTGGCCGCGGGCATCGTCTGCGCCCTCGCGGCGCTCTGCTACGCCGAGTTCGCGTCCACCGTCCCGGTGGCCGGATCGGCGTACACGTTCTCGTACGCCTCGATCGGTGAGCTGCCCGCCTGGATCATCGGCTGGGACCTGGTGCTGGAATTCGCACTCGGCACGGCGGTGGTCGCGGTCGGCTGGTCCGGGTACGTACGCCACCTCATGGACACCAACCTCGGCTGGACCCTGCCGACCTCCCTGGCCGGCCCCGATGCCGGCGGCCACTTCGACCTGCTGGCGTTCCTGCTGGTCCTGGCACTGACATGGATCCTGGTCGTCGGGACGAAGCTCTCGGCCCGCATCACCGCGGTCGTCGTCGCCATCAAGGTGACGGTCGTGCTGCTGGTCATCGTCGCGGGCCTGTTCTTCATCAAGGCCGACAACTACTCGCCGTTCATCCCGCCGGCCCAGCCACAGGCCGAGGGCGTCAGCGGCTGGCACTCGCCCCTGGTCCAGTTGATGTTCGGCTACGAGCCCACGAACTTCGGCGTCATGGGCATCTTCACGGCGGCCTCGCTCATCTTCTTCGCCTTCATCGGCTTCGACGTGGTGGCGACGGCGGCCGAGGAGACCAAGAACCCCCAGCGGGACATGCCGCGCGGCATCCTCGGCTCGCTGCTGGTCTGCACCGTGCTCTACGTCGCCGTGACCCTGGTGGTCACCGGCATGCAGAAGTACTCGGAGATGTCCCCGACCGCGCCACTCGCCGAAGCCTTCAAATCGGTGAACCAGCCGTTCTTCTCGGGCGCCATCAGCCTCGGCGCGGCCGTCGGCCTGATCACCGTGTGCATGATCCTGCTGCTCGGCCAGACCCGCGTGTTCTTCGCGATGAGCCGTGACGGACTGCTGCCGCGGGTCTTCTCCGTGACGCACCCGAAGTACCGCACCCCCTACCGGGCGACCCTGCTGCTCGGCGGGATCATCGCGATCGTCGCGGGCTTCACCAGCCTGGAGACCCTCGCGGAACTGGTGAACATCGGCACCCTGTTCGCCTTCGTGGTGGTCGCGCTCGGCGTGATCGTCCTCCGCAAGACCCGCCCCGACCTGCACCGGTCCTTCCGCACCCCGTGGGTGCCGTTCGTCCCGATCGTGTCGATCGCGGCCTCCTTCTGGCTGATGCTCAACCTGCCGGCCGAGACCTGGCTGCGCTTCGGCATCTGGATGGCCATCGGCGTCATCGTCTACTTCGCCTACGGCTACCGCAACAGCCGGCTGCACAAGGTCGGACAGAACGCGGAGTTCTGAGCGCGGTGGTACCCCGCACATGACGCGGCGGGCCCGTACGGGAGTGATTCCCGTACGGGCCCGCCGCGTCGTACGACCGCCGGGGGCTCAGCCCTTGGCGGGGGAGTTCTTCGCCGAGGCGGGGACCTTCTGGTCGGTGCGCAGGGCCTCCCACAGCTGGGTCGCCTGCGGCTCGGCCACGATCACGCGGTTCGGGTCCACCTTGTCGTAGGCGACCGGGAGCATGATCGTCTCCATGGTGTCCGGGTCGACGCCCTTCATGCTCTGCGCGAAGTCGGACAGCGCGGTGAGCGAGGCGAGGTCGGAGTCGGTGGTCAGCGACTTGGTCCCGGCGTCCGCGAGCTTGTAGAGCCGCGCCGGGTTGCCGAGGGCGTCCTGCTTCTTGATCTCGGACAGCATGGCCATCATGAACTGCTGCTGCAGGCCGATGCGGCCGAGGTCGCTGCCGTCGCCGTAGCCGTAGCGGGTACGGACGAACTTCAGCGAGTCGGTGCCGTTCAGCCGGTGCGAGCCGGCGTCCAGCTTCAGGCCGCCCTTGGCGCCGCTCATCGGCTTGTCCAGGGTGACCGTGACCCCGCCCAGCGCGTCCACCAGACCCTTGAAGCCGGCGAAGTCGACCTCGACGAAGTGGTCCACGCGGACGCCGGACATCTGCTCCACGGTGTTGACCACACAGGCCGGACCGGCGAGCGAGTAGACCGAGTTGAACATGACCCGCTTGGCGGACGGCAGCGTCTTGTTTTTGCCGTCCTTGCACTCGGGCCGGGTGATCAGGGTGTCGCGGGGGATGCTCACCGCGGTCGCCTTGGCCCGGCCCTCGGGTATGTGCACCAGCATCGCGGTGTCCGAGCGGGCACCGCTGACATCGCCGTGGTCGAGATCGGCATTGGCCCCGGCCCGCGAGTCGGAGCCGAGCACCAGGATGTTCTGGGCGTTCGCGACGACCTTCTTGGGCCGGTTGTCGCCGATCGCCTGGTCCAGGTCGACGCTGTCGATGTTGGAGTTCAGGTGGCTGTAGGCCCACCAGCCTGCCCCGGCCGTGCCCAGGATCAGCACGGCGACCAGCAGCAGGGTGATCCGCAGAACGCGGCGGCGGCGCTTGGGCCGCGCGTGCTTTTCCGTCATGGGGGTGAATCTTAGACAGGTATTCGAACGGCTGTGGCCCGCCCCCCGGAAGGGGCGGGCCGAGCCGTGGAACAGCCCTCGGAGACCCGGACTAGGCCGGGATGCTCGCGAGGCCGGGGGCGAGGAACTTCTTGCCGTTCACGCGCTCCGAGACGCCTTCACGGTCCAGGTACGGCGTGATGCCGCCCAGGTGGAAGGGCCAGCCGGCGCCCGTGATGAGGCAGAGGTCGATGTCCTGGGCCTCGGCCACGACACCCTCCTCCAGCATCAGGCCGATCTCCTGCGCCACCGCGTCCAGGACGCGGTCGCGGACCTGCTCCTCGGTCAGGACGACATCGCCCTGGACCAGGAGCGCGGCGACCTCGGGGTCCAGCTCCGGCTTGAAGCCGTTCTCGGCGGAGTAGACGTAGAAGCCGCGCTTGCCGGCCTTGACGACCGCCGCGAGGTTCGGGGAGACGGTGAACCGCTCCGGGAAGGCGCGGTTGAGGGTCTCGGAGACGTGCAGACCGATCGCCGGGCCCACGAGCTCCAGGAGCACCAGCGGGGACATCGGCAGGCCGAGCGGCTCGATGGCCTTCTCCGCCGTGACGACCGGGGTGCCCTCGTCGATGACGTTCTGGATCTCGCCCATGAAGCGGGTCAGGATGCGGTTCACGACGAACGCCGGGGCGTCCTTGGTGAGGACCGCGGTCTTCTTCAGCTTCTTGGCGACACCGAAGGCCGTGGCCAGCGAGGCGTCGTCGGTCTGCTCACCGCGGACGATCTCCAGCAGCGGGAGGATCGCGACCGGGTTGAAGAAGTGGAAGCCGACCACGCGCTCCGGGTGCTGGAGCTTCGAGGCCATCTCCGACACCGACAGCGAGGAGGTGTTGGTGGCGAGGATCGCGTGCGCCGGGGCGACCGCCTCGACCTCCGCGAACACCTTCTGCTTGACGGACATCTCCTCGAACACGGCCTCGATGATGAAGTCCGCGTCCGCGAAGCCCTCGGCCTTGTCCAGGACACCGGTCACCAGGGCGGTCAGGCGGTTGGCCTTGTCCTGGTTGATGCGGCCCTTGCCGAGCAGCTTCTGGATCTCGGCGTGGACGTAGCCGACACCCTTGTCCACGCGCTCCTGGTCGATGTCGGTGAGGACCACCGGCACCTCCAGGCGGCGCAGGAAAAGCAGCGCCAGCTGCGAGGCCATCAGGCCCGCGCCGACGACGCCGACCTTGGTGACCGGACGGGCCAGGGACTTGTCCGGGGCACCGGCCGGGCGCTTGGCGCGCTTCTGCACCAGGTTGAAGGCGTAGATGCCCGAGCGCAGCTCGCCGCCCATGATGAGGTCGGCCAGGGCCGTGTCCTCGGCGTCGAAGCCGGCCTGCAGGTCGCCCGACTTGGCGGCGGCGATGATGTCCAGCGCGCGGTAGGCGGCAGGAGCGGCGCCGTGCACCTTGGAGTCCGCGAAGAAGCGGCCCTTGGCGACGGCCGCGTCCCAGGCCTCGCCGCGGTCGATCTCGTCGCGGACGACCTCGGTGGTGCCGTTCAGGACGTTCGCGGTCCACAGGAGCGACTGCTCCAGGAAGTCCGCGCCCTCGAACAGCGCGTCCGCGATGCCCAGGTCGAAGACCTGCTTGCCGCGCAGCTGCTTGTTCTGGTTGAGCGAGTTCTCGATGATGACCGAGACCGCGCGCTCGGCGCCGATCAGGTTCGGCAGGATGGCGCAGCCGCCCCAGCCGGGAACCAGGCCGAGGAAGACCTCGGGGAGCGAGAAGGCCGGGATGGCCTTCGAGACGGT comes from Streptomyces virginiae and encodes:
- a CDS encoding amino acid permease, with protein sequence MSKDLNSPFRTKTVEQSIRDTEEPEHALRKSLSAWDLTVFGVGVIIGTGIFVLTGIAARNNAGPATALAFVAAGIVCALAALCYAEFASTVPVAGSAYTFSYASIGELPAWIIGWDLVLEFALGTAVVAVGWSGYVRHLMDTNLGWTLPTSLAGPDAGGHFDLLAFLLVLALTWILVVGTKLSARITAVVVAIKVTVVLLVIVAGLFFIKADNYSPFIPPAQPQAEGVSGWHSPLVQLMFGYEPTNFGVMGIFTAASLIFFAFIGFDVVATAAEETKNPQRDMPRGILGSLLVCTVLYVAVTLVVTGMQKYSEMSPTAPLAEAFKSVNQPFFSGAISLGAAVGLITVCMILLLGQTRVFFAMSRDGLLPRVFSVTHPKYRTPYRATLLLGGIIAIVAGFTSLETLAELVNIGTLFAFVVVALGVIVLRKTRPDLHRSFRTPWVPFVPIVSIAASFWLMLNLPAETWLRFGIWMAIGVIVYFAYGYRNSRLHKVGQNAEF
- a CDS encoding LCP family protein, encoding MTEKHARPKRRRRVLRITLLLVAVLILGTAGAGWWAYSHLNSNIDSVDLDQAIGDNRPKKVVANAQNILVLGSDSRAGANADLDHGDVSGARSDTAMLVHIPEGRAKATAVSIPRDTLITRPECKDGKNKTLPSAKRVMFNSVYSLAGPACVVNTVEQMSGVRVDHFVEVDFAGFKGLVDALGGVTVTLDKPMSGAKGGLKLDAGSHRLNGTDSLKFVRTRYGYGDGSDLGRIGLQQQFMMAMLSEIKKQDALGNPARLYKLADAGTKSLTTDSDLASLTALSDFAQSMKGVDPDTMETIMLPVAYDKVDPNRVIVAEPQATQLWEALRTDQKVPASAKNSPAKG
- a CDS encoding 3-hydroxyacyl-CoA dehydrogenase NAD-binding domain-containing protein; this encodes MSTTAELLKGAAELFPDEVVTSAHVRHLDLPFGAGRFALITLDNGFDHTKPTTFGPQSLANLNAAIDQVEQEALAGSIVGAGITGKPFIFAVGADLKGVELLKKHDEALAIGKGGHDVFKRLSALAVPTFAYYNGAAMGGGVEVGLHCTYRTVSKAIPAFSLPEVFLGLVPGWGGCAILPNLIGAERAVSVIIENSLNQNKQLRGKQVFDLGIADALFEGADFLEQSLLWTANVLNGTTEVVRDEIDRGEAWDAAVAKGRFFADSKVHGAAPAAYRALDIIAAAKSGDLQAGFDAEDTALADLIMGGELRSGIYAFNLVQKRAKRPAGAPDKSLARPVTKVGVVGAGLMASQLALLFLRRLEVPVVLTDIDQERVDKGVGYVHAEIQKLLGKGRINQDKANRLTALVTGVLDKAEGFADADFIIEAVFEEMSVKQKVFAEVEAVAPAHAILATNTSSLSVSEMASKLQHPERVVGFHFFNPVAILPLLEIVRGEQTDDASLATAFGVAKKLKKTAVLTKDAPAFVVNRILTRFMGEIQNVIDEGTPVVTAEKAIEPLGLPMSPLVLLELVGPAIGLHVSETLNRAFPERFTVSPNLAAVVKAGKRGFYVYSAENGFKPELDPEVAALLVQGDVVLTEEQVRDRVLDAVAQEIGLMLEEGVVAEAQDIDLCLITGAGWPFHLGGITPYLDREGVSERVNGKKFLAPGLASIPA